A section of the Citrobacter farmeri genome encodes:
- the tnaB gene encoding low affinity tryptophan permease TnaB: protein MEENSNAKHSSFWGIMVIAGTVIGGGMFALPVDLSGAWFFWGAFILIIAWFSMLHSGLLLLEANLNYPVGSSFNTITKDLIGNKWNIVSGFTVAFVLYILTYAYISANGAIISETISMNMGYRVNPRIVGICTAIFVASVLWISSLAASRITSLFLGIKIISFIIVFGSFFFQVDFSILRDTAGQAQNNASYFPYIFMALPVCLASFGFHGNIPSLIICYGKRKDKLIKSIVFGSLLALVIYLFWLYCTMGNISRESFSEIIASGGNVDSLVKSFLGTRQTGIIEFCLLVFSNLAVASSFFGVTLGLFDYLADLFKFDNSAMGRFKTVLLTFLPPALLYLIFPNGFIYGIGGAGLCATIWAVIIPAVLALKARQKFPNKMFTVWGGVIIPTIVILFGVAVIVCWFGNVFNLLPRFS, encoded by the coding sequence ATGGAAGAAAATTCGAATGCTAAACATTCCTCTTTTTGGGGAATTATGGTTATAGCCGGCACGGTGATTGGCGGGGGGATGTTTGCTCTCCCCGTTGATTTGTCCGGCGCATGGTTTTTTTGGGGGGCGTTTATCTTAATAATCGCCTGGTTTTCAATGCTGCATTCCGGACTCCTGTTATTAGAGGCAAACTTAAATTACCCCGTCGGATCCAGTTTTAATACCATCACTAAAGATCTTATTGGCAACAAATGGAACATTGTGAGTGGATTTACGGTCGCCTTTGTTCTTTACATTCTTACTTATGCCTATATTTCTGCCAATGGTGCCATTATTAGCGAAACGATATCGATGAATATGGGGTATCGCGTTAACCCCCGAATCGTTGGCATCTGCACCGCCATTTTTGTCGCCAGCGTGCTATGGATCAGTTCACTGGCCGCCAGCCGAATCACCTCCCTGTTTCTGGGGATTAAAATCATCTCTTTTATTATCGTTTTTGGATCATTTTTCTTCCAGGTCGATTTTTCTATATTGCGGGATACAGCAGGCCAGGCCCAAAACAACGCCTCCTACTTCCCCTATATTTTTATGGCTCTACCGGTATGTCTTGCATCATTCGGCTTTCACGGAAATATTCCCAGCCTGATCATCTGCTATGGCAAGAGAAAAGATAAATTAATAAAAAGTATTGTCTTTGGTTCGTTGCTGGCGTTGGTGATTTATCTGTTCTGGCTGTATTGCACGATGGGCAACATCTCGCGGGAAAGCTTCAGTGAGATCATCGCCTCAGGCGGTAATGTTGACTCATTAGTGAAATCATTCCTCGGCACCAGACAAACCGGAATTATCGAATTTTGTCTGCTGGTTTTTTCAAATCTGGCCGTTGCCAGCTCCTTCTTTGGCGTGACGCTGGGGCTATTTGACTATCTTGCGGATCTGTTCAAATTCGACAACTCCGCGATGGGGCGTTTTAAAACCGTCTTGTTAACCTTCCTGCCGCCGGCGCTTTTATACTTAATCTTCCCGAACGGTTTTATCTATGGCATCGGTGGCGCAGGACTGTGCGCAACGATATGGGCCGTGATCATCCCTGCGGTACTGGCTCTGAAAGCCCGCCAGAAGTTCCCCAATAAAATGTTTACCGTCTGGGGCGGAGTCATTATCCCGACTATCGTAATCCTGTTCGGCGTGGCGGTCATTGTTTGCTGGTTTGGCAACGTCTTCAACCTGTTACCCCGATTCAGTTAG
- the mnmE gene encoding tRNA uridine-5-carboxymethylaminomethyl(34) synthesis GTPase MnmE translates to MSHNDTIVAQATPPGRGGVGILRISGLKAREVAEAVLGKLPKPRYADYLPFKDADGTALDQGIALWFPGPNSFTGEDVLELQGHGGPVILDLLLKRILTLPGLRIARPGEFSERAFLNDKLDLAQAEAIADLIDASSEQAARSALNSLQGAFSTRVNHLVEALTHLRIYVEAAIDFPDEEIDFLSDGKIEAQLNNVIADLDAVRAEARQGSLLREGMKVVIAGRPNAGKSSLLNALAGREAAIVTDIAGTTRDVLREHIHIDGMPLHIIDTAGLREASDEVERIGIERAWQEIEQADRVLFMVDGTTTDAVDPADIWPDFIARLPSKLPITVVRNKADITGEPLGISEVNGHSLVRLSARTGEGVDVLRNHLKQSMGFDTNMEGGFLARRRHLQALADAAEHLQQGKAQLLGAWAGELLAEELRLAQQSLSEITGEFTSDDLLGRIFSSFCIGK, encoded by the coding sequence ATGAGCCATAACGACACTATCGTCGCCCAGGCAACCCCACCGGGACGCGGTGGTGTGGGCATTCTGCGCATCTCCGGCCTGAAGGCGCGTGAGGTGGCAGAAGCCGTTCTGGGCAAACTGCCCAAACCGCGTTACGCCGACTACCTACCGTTCAAAGATGCCGACGGTACCGCGCTGGATCAGGGGATCGCCTTATGGTTTCCCGGCCCTAACTCGTTTACTGGCGAGGACGTACTGGAGTTGCAGGGACACGGCGGCCCGGTCATTCTCGACTTGCTGTTAAAACGTATTCTGACGCTGCCTGGCTTGCGTATTGCCCGCCCTGGCGAGTTCTCTGAGCGCGCGTTTCTCAACGATAAGCTCGACTTAGCCCAGGCAGAGGCGATTGCCGACCTGATTGACGCCAGCTCTGAACAGGCGGCACGTTCGGCGTTGAACTCGTTACAGGGGGCGTTTTCTACCCGCGTTAACCATCTGGTGGAAGCACTCACTCACCTGCGCATCTACGTAGAAGCGGCCATCGACTTTCCGGATGAAGAGATCGACTTCCTGTCCGATGGCAAAATCGAAGCGCAGTTGAATAACGTGATTGCCGACCTCGATGCCGTTCGCGCTGAAGCGCGTCAGGGAAGCCTGCTGCGTGAAGGGATGAAGGTGGTCATTGCCGGACGCCCTAACGCCGGTAAATCAAGCCTCCTGAACGCGCTGGCGGGCCGTGAAGCGGCCATTGTCACCGACATCGCCGGTACCACGCGCGACGTGCTGCGTGAACACATTCATATCGACGGCATGCCGCTGCATATTATCGACACCGCCGGTCTGCGCGAGGCCAGCGACGAAGTGGAACGTATCGGTATCGAGCGTGCATGGCAGGAAATTGAGCAGGCGGATCGCGTGCTGTTTATGGTGGATGGTACCACCACAGATGCCGTTGACCCGGCTGATATCTGGCCGGATTTTATCGCCCGTTTACCGTCAAAATTGCCGATTACCGTGGTGCGTAACAAAGCGGATATCACCGGCGAACCGCTGGGCATCAGCGAGGTGAATGGTCACTCACTGGTTCGTCTTTCGGCGCGCACAGGTGAAGGCGTGGACGTATTGCGCAATCATCTCAAACAGAGCATGGGTTTTGATACCAACATGGAAGGCGGCTTCCTGGCCCGTCGTCGTCACCTACAGGCGCTGGCCGACGCCGCTGAGCATCTTCAGCAGGGCAAGGCTCAACTGCTCGGGGCATGGGCGGGTGAACTACTGGCCGAAGAGCTCCGTCTGGCGCAGCAAAGCTTAAGCGAGATCACCGGTGAGTTCACCTCCGACGATCTGCTGGGACGGATTTTCTCCAGTTTCTGTATCGGTAAGTAA
- the tnaA gene encoding tryptophanase — MDNFKHLPEPFRIRVIEPVKRTTREHRNNAIIKSGMNPFLLDSEDVFIDLLTDSGTGAVTQNMQAAMLRGDEAYSGSRSYYALSEAVKNIFGYQYTIPTHQGRGAEQIYIPVLIKKREQEKGLDRSKMAVFSNYFFDTTQGHSQINGCAVRNVYIKEAFDTGVRYDFKGNFDLDGLERGIQEVGANNVPYIVATITSNSAGGQPVSLANLKAMYNIARKYDIPVVMDSARFAENAYFIQKREAEYRDWSIEEITRETYKYADMLAMSAKKDAMVPMGGLLCIKDDTYFDVYTECRTLCVVQEGFPTYGGLEGGAMERLAVGLVDGMNQDWLAYRIAQVQYLVDGLEAIGVTCQQAGGHAAFVDAGKLLPHIPAEQFPAQALACELYKVAGIRAVEIGSFLLGRDPKTGKQLPCPAELLRLTIPRATYTQSHMDFIIEAFEHVKENAVNIKGLTFTYEPKVLRHFTAKLKEV, encoded by the coding sequence ATGGATAACTTTAAACATTTACCAGAACCCTTCCGTATTCGTGTTATTGAACCGGTAAAACGTACAACCAGAGAACATCGGAATAACGCAATCATTAAATCGGGGATGAACCCTTTCCTGCTGGATAGTGAAGATGTCTTTATTGATCTGCTGACCGACAGCGGTACTGGCGCAGTGACGCAGAATATGCAAGCAGCCATGCTGCGCGGGGACGAAGCCTACAGCGGCAGTCGCAGTTATTATGCGTTATCTGAAGCAGTGAAAAACATTTTTGGTTATCAATATACGATTCCAACGCACCAGGGCCGTGGTGCAGAACAAATTTATATTCCGGTACTAATCAAAAAACGTGAGCAGGAAAAAGGGTTAGACAGAAGTAAGATGGCGGTTTTCTCCAACTACTTCTTCGATACCACCCAGGGACACAGCCAAATCAACGGTTGTGCAGTACGGAACGTGTATATCAAAGAGGCATTTGATACGGGTGTTCGTTACGACTTTAAGGGTAATTTCGATCTCGATGGATTAGAGCGCGGCATTCAGGAAGTCGGCGCAAACAACGTACCGTATATTGTGGCGACCATTACAAGTAACTCTGCAGGTGGGCAACCGGTTTCACTGGCCAACCTGAAGGCGATGTATAACATCGCCAGAAAATATGACATTCCGGTAGTAATGGACTCTGCGCGCTTTGCCGAGAATGCTTACTTCATCCAGAAACGCGAAGCAGAATACCGGGACTGGAGCATTGAAGAAATTACCCGCGAGACTTACAAATATGCCGATATGCTGGCAATGTCCGCGAAAAAAGATGCGATGGTGCCCATGGGCGGCTTACTGTGCATTAAAGACGACACCTATTTTGACGTCTATACCGAGTGCAGAACCCTGTGCGTCGTACAGGAAGGCTTCCCGACATACGGTGGTCTGGAAGGCGGGGCAATGGAGCGTCTTGCGGTGGGTCTGGTGGATGGTATGAACCAGGACTGGCTGGCCTATCGTATCGCGCAGGTACAATACTTAGTTGATGGTCTGGAAGCGATTGGCGTCACCTGCCAACAGGCGGGCGGTCACGCGGCATTTGTTGATGCCGGTAAATTGTTGCCGCATATTCCGGCAGAACAGTTCCCGGCGCAGGCTCTCGCTTGCGAACTCTATAAAGTGGCCGGTATCCGGGCCGTTGAAATCGGTTCATTCTTATTAGGCAGAGATCCTAAAACCGGTAAGCAATTACCTTGTCCGGCTGAGCTTCTGCGTTTAACGATACCAAGGGCGACCTATACCCAATCTCATATGGACTTCATTATCGAAGCCTTTGAGCATGTCAAAGAAAACGCAGTGAATATTAAAGGGCTGACCTTCACCTACGAACCTAAAGTATTACGTCACTTCACCGCTAAACTGAAAGAAGTTTAA
- the tnaC gene encoding tryptophanase leader peptide produces the protein MIILNTYIISKWFNVDNKIVNHHP, from the coding sequence ATGATTATCTTAAATACATACATCATTTCAAAATGGTTTAATGTTGACAACAAAATTGTCAATCATCACCCTTAA
- a CDS encoding 4'-phosphopantetheinyl transferase family protein has translation MATHFARGILTEGHLISMRLPSSCHHEARRLPTHRQTRFLASRGLLAELMFMLYGTLELPEIVYKAKGKPAFRDKNLPSFSIAYAGNMVGVTLTTEGECGLDMELQRATRGFISPHSVEVPAFSSIESLWISKQNDPDEARAQMITLRQSLLKLMGDVRNDDPRELQLLPGAGRLKCAHVTQIEAICDAEDLLVWSVAVTPGIDKLQLWEFDGKQGWKSLPDIQTRANAPTGRLMRFAQLSAATSYTHN, from the coding sequence ATGGCGACCCATTTTGCCAGAGGGATCCTGACGGAAGGACACCTGATTTCGATGCGTCTCCCGTCATCCTGTCATCATGAAGCACGAAGACTGCCAACACATCGCCAGACTCGTTTTCTGGCATCCCGAGGGCTTCTCGCCGAACTGATGTTCATGCTGTATGGCACGCTCGAGTTACCGGAAATCGTATACAAAGCCAAAGGAAAACCGGCGTTTCGCGATAAAAATTTGCCCAGTTTTTCCATCGCCTATGCTGGCAATATGGTCGGCGTGACGCTGACCACCGAAGGGGAATGTGGACTGGATATGGAACTCCAGCGCGCTACCCGAGGATTTATCAGCCCCCATTCTGTTGAAGTTCCGGCCTTTTCCAGCATTGAAAGTCTGTGGATCAGCAAGCAAAACGATCCGGACGAAGCGCGTGCACAGATGATCACTTTACGTCAGAGCCTCCTGAAACTGATGGGGGACGTCCGTAATGACGATCCGCGTGAACTACAACTGCTGCCGGGGGCCGGGCGTCTGAAATGCGCGCATGTTACCCAGATTGAAGCTATCTGTGATGCCGAAGACCTGCTGGTGTGGTCGGTTGCGGTTACGCCAGGCATTGATAAACTTCAACTTTGGGAGTTTGATGGTAAGCAGGGCTGGAAAAGCCTGCCTGATATCCAGACCCGCGCGAATGCGCCAACGGGTCGTCTGATGCGATTCGCGCAATTATCTGCTGCGACGTCTTATACGCATAACTGA
- the yidC gene encoding membrane protein insertase YidC, with protein MDSQRNLLVIALLFVSFMIWQAWEQDKNPQPQTQQTTQTTTTAAGSAADQGVPASGQGKLITVKTDVLDLTINTRGGDVEQALLPAYPKELGSSEPFQLLETTPQFIYQAQSGLTGRDGPDNPANGPRPLYNVEKDAFVLADGQNELQIPMTYTDAAGNTFTKTFVLKRGDYAVNVNYSVQNASEKPLEISTFGQLKQSINLPSHRDTGSSNFALHTFRGAAYSTPDEKYEKYKFDTIADNENLNVNAKDGWVAMLQQYFATAWVPRNDGTNNFYTANLGNGIAAIGYKSQPVLVQPGQSGAMTSTLWVGPEIQDKMAAVAPHLDLTVDYGWLWFISQPLFKLLKWIHSFVGNWGFSIIIITFIVRGIMYPLTKAQYTSMAKMRMLQPKIQAMRERLGDDKQRQSQEMMALYKAEKVNPLGGCFPLIIQMPIFLALYYMLMGSVELRHAPFALWIHDLSAQDPYYILPILMGVTMFFIQKMSPTTVTDPMQQKIMTFMPVIFTVFFLWFPSGLVLYYIVSNLVTIIQQQLIYRGLEKRGLHSREKKKS; from the coding sequence ATGGATTCGCAACGCAATCTTTTAGTCATCGCTTTGCTGTTCGTGTCTTTCATGATCTGGCAAGCCTGGGAGCAGGATAAAAATCCTCAACCTCAGACCCAACAGACCACGCAGACAACGACCACCGCAGCGGGTAGCGCCGCCGACCAGGGCGTACCGGCCAGTGGCCAGGGAAAACTGATTACGGTTAAGACTGATGTGCTTGATCTGACCATCAACACCCGTGGTGGTGATGTGGAACAGGCCCTGCTGCCAGCTTACCCGAAAGAACTCGGTTCCAGCGAACCGTTCCAACTGCTGGAAACTACGCCGCAGTTTATCTATCAGGCTCAGAGCGGTCTGACAGGTCGTGACGGCCCGGATAATCCGGCTAACGGCCCGCGTCCGCTGTACAACGTCGAAAAAGACGCCTTTGTACTGGCTGATGGTCAGAACGAGCTGCAGATCCCGATGACCTATACGGATGCCGCGGGTAATACCTTTACCAAAACGTTCGTTCTCAAACGTGGTGACTATGCGGTTAACGTGAACTACAGCGTGCAGAACGCCAGCGAGAAACCGCTGGAGATCTCCACCTTTGGTCAGCTGAAGCAATCCATCAATCTGCCGTCTCATCGTGACACCGGAAGCAGCAACTTCGCACTGCATACTTTCCGTGGCGCAGCGTACTCCACGCCAGATGAGAAGTATGAGAAATACAAGTTCGACACCATCGCGGATAACGAAAACCTGAACGTCAATGCGAAAGACGGTTGGGTCGCGATGCTGCAACAGTATTTTGCAACAGCATGGGTGCCACGTAACGACGGTACCAACAACTTCTACACCGCAAACCTGGGTAACGGCATTGCCGCTATCGGTTATAAATCTCAGCCGGTACTGGTTCAGCCTGGCCAGTCTGGTGCGATGACCAGCACCCTGTGGGTTGGCCCGGAAATTCAGGACAAAATGGCGGCTGTTGCACCGCACCTGGATCTGACCGTGGATTACGGTTGGTTATGGTTCATCTCTCAGCCGCTGTTCAAACTGCTGAAATGGATCCATAGCTTCGTCGGTAACTGGGGCTTCTCCATTATCATCATCACCTTTATCGTTCGTGGCATCATGTACCCGCTGACCAAAGCGCAGTACACCTCCATGGCGAAGATGCGTATGCTGCAGCCGAAGATTCAGGCAATGCGCGAGCGTCTGGGCGATGACAAACAGCGTCAGAGCCAGGAAATGATGGCCCTGTACAAGGCTGAGAAGGTTAACCCACTGGGTGGTTGTTTCCCGCTGATCATCCAGATGCCTATCTTCCTGGCGTTGTACTACATGCTGATGGGCTCCGTGGAACTGCGTCATGCGCCGTTTGCCTTGTGGATCCATGACTTATCTGCACAGGACCCGTACTACATCCTGCCGATCCTGATGGGCGTAACGATGTTCTTCATCCAGAAGATGTCGCCGACCACTGTGACCGACCCGATGCAGCAGAAGATCATGACCTTTATGCCAGTCATCTTCACGGTGTTCTTCCTGTGGTTCCCGTCAGGTCTGGTGCTGTACTATATCGTCAGCAACCTGGTCACCATTATTCAGCAGCAGCTGATTTACCGTGGTCTGGAGAAGCGTGGTTTGCATAGCCGCGAGAAGAAAAAATCCTGA